The following are encoded in a window of Chionomys nivalis chromosome X, mChiNiv1.1, whole genome shotgun sequence genomic DNA:
- the LOC130868069 gene encoding nucleoside diphosphate kinase B-like: MANFERTFIAIKPDGVQHGLAGEIIKRFEQKGFHLVARKFLWASEEYLKQHYIDLKDRYLFPGLVKYMN; the protein is encoded by the coding sequence ATGGCCAACTTCGAGCGTACCTTCATTGCCATCAAGCCAGATGGCGTGCAGCATGGCCTGGCAGGAGAGATCATCAAGCGCTTCGAGCAGAAGGGGTTCCACCTGGTGGCCAGGAAGTTCCTTTGGGCTTCTGAGGAATACCTGAAGCAGCACTACATTGACCTGAAAGACCGTTATTTATTCCCAGGGCTGGTGAAGTACATGAACTAG